The Chitinophagales bacterium DNA segment TGTTTCATATCTTCTTGAGCATAAGCCAACATTGCAGTATAAATAATAGCTATAAGTCCTAATGTTGCCATAAATCCTACAAAATAAACACTCGCATCAGGAAATAAAGGAAGTGAAAATCTAATAAATCCATAAGTTTCCATTTTTAGTAAAACTGCAGCTAAAATAATCGAACCTATTGTTGGTGCTTGACCATGGGCAATTGGTAACCAAGTATGAAAAGGAAACATTGGAACTTTTACTGCAAATCCTAAAAAGAATGCTATAAATAACCAAAGTTGTAAATCAAATGGTAATACAACACTATTCCAGTCAAGTAAACTAAAGCTCCAAACACCTGTAGTTTGATTATAAACATATCCAAAATATAAGATACCAATTAACATAATTAAAGAACCTATAAATGTATATAGGAAAAATTTAATTGCTGCATAGAATCTTTTTTCTGCTCCCCAAAATCCAATAATATAAAACATTGGAATTAGTGTTAATTCCCAGAAAATATAAAATAAAACAACATCTAAAGAACTAAATACTCCAACCATTGTCATTTCTAAAAACAACATCGTAATAATAAGGTTTTTTACATCTTTTTTTTCTGTTAATCCAATAATTGCAATCATTGTCATAAATGTAATCATTATGATTAAAAATATAGAAACCCCATCTACTCCAACTATATAATTTATTCCATAAGAACTTATAAGAGGTAGTGTTTGAACAAACTGCATTCCCGCAAGATTTGTATCGAAGTAGTACCACATTAATAGTGCTAAAACAAACTCAACAACCGTAACTACAACTCCAAATTGTCTCATTGAATCCTTATGAATCAAAAATCCAACAACTGCTGCAGCTGCAGGAAAAAATATCAACATCGATAAAATATTTTCCATTTACATAACCCCTTAAAGTACCGATAAAACTAAGGCAAGAACTAATCCTAAAATTAATCCAAATACCATAAGTCTTAGTGATGATGATAAATTACCAGACTGAATTATTCTAGCTTTTACCCCTAATTTATTTACAAAATGTGCTAATCCATCAATAGAAGCATCAATTAATTTAACTTCTATCACTTTAAATATCCAAACTGAAATCGCATAGTATGGTTTTGAAATACAAACTTCATAAATTTTTGGAATATAATATTGATTACTCAATAATTTATAAATAAATGTATCTTCCCATGATTTACTAAATCCACCATTTCTATATTTAAACACAGCAACTAAAATACCTAAAATAGCTACACCACTTGTAACTAAAATCAGAATCCAAATAGTTGCATTATTAAGATTTGAAGCTTCCCATGTTGGTAATATTTTTGTTACAAACTCTACAAACTGATG contains these protein-coding regions:
- a CDS encoding NADH-quinone oxidoreductase subunit M, translating into MENILSMLIFFPAAAAVVGFLIHKDSMRQFGVVVTVVEFVLALLMWYYFDTNLAGMQFVQTLPLISSYGINYIVGVDGVSIFLIIMITFMTMIAIIGLTEKKDVKNLIITMLFLEMTMVGVFSSLDVVLFYIFWELTLIPMFYIIGFWGAEKRFYAAIKFFLYTFIGSLIMLIGILYFGYVYNQTTGVWSFSLLDWNSVVLPFDLQLWLFIAFFLGFAVKVPMFPFHTWLPIAHGQAPTIGSIILAAVLLKMETYGFIRFSLPLFPDASVYFVGFMATLGLIAIIYTAMLAYAQEDMKQMIAYSSISHMGVITLGVFALNVEGISGAVYLMIGHAIVSGALFMCVGVLYDRRHTKMIKDFGGLAHNMPVFAVVYIVVLMASIGLPLTIGFIGEFLSLLGFFKYSPIMAFIGALTIVLSAIYMLAMYKKVFFGKLVKEENKSMKDIFGRELVALGSLVVLIIALGIYPKVILDPLNTSVTHLTKVMEIKAVNEDTKEKLRALNSIGEVK